A stretch of Salvelinus alpinus chromosome 4, SLU_Salpinus.1, whole genome shotgun sequence DNA encodes these proteins:
- the LOC139573132 gene encoding retinol dehydrogenase 12, with product MWDEVDPSAPVKYGAVIAVTVICVFLLRKWIAGGVCQSSVQLRGKTVLVTGANTGIGKETCRDMARRGARVVMACRDLTRAARAADEIRQATGNSNIVVRHLDLASMYSVRELAKEFTASEDRLDILINNAGVMMCPKWLTEDGFETQLAVNHLGHFLLTNLLLGKLKSSAPSRVVNVSSIAHKGGKIQFDDLFFAKRPYNSLVSYRQSKLANVLFSRELARRLKGTGVTSYSLHPGVIRTELTRHVETWFPMLRAILSAPSVLLMKTPTQGAQTSIYCAVTPGLEHKSGSYFSDCAMTETAPEGRDDAVAKRLWKESARLVGYIEKD from the exons ATGTGGGATGAAGTTGATCCGTCTGCGCCGGTTAAGTATGGCGCTGTCATAGCGGTCACAGTGATCT GCGTTTTTCTGTTGAGAAAATGGATTGCTGGGGGTGTGTGTCAATCTTCAGTCCAATTACGCGGCAAGACGGTGTTGGTCACCGGTGCCAACACCGGTATTGGCAAGGAAACGTGCCGTGACATGGCACGTAGAG GGGCGCGGGTGGTGATGGCATGCCGGGACCTGACACGGGCTGCGAGGGCGGCGGACGAGATTCGTCAGGCCACGGGGAACAGCAACATCGTAGTGCGGCACCTGGACCTGGCCTCTATGTACTCTGTCAGAGAGTTGGCCAAAGAGTTCACTGCCAGTGAGGATCGCCTAGATATACTCATCAACAACGCCG GTGTGATGATGTGCCCTAAGTGGCTAACAGAGGACGGCTTCGAGACACAACTGGCTGTCAATCACCTCGGACACTTTCTGCTGACCAATCTCCTTCTGGGGAAGCTCAAGAGCTCCGCCCCTAGCCGTGTGGTCAATGTGTCTAGCATTGCACACAAAGGGG GTAAGATCCAGTTTGATGATCTCTTCTTTGCCAAGAGGCCGTACAACTCCCTGGTCAGTTACAGGCAGAGCAAGCTGGCCAACGTGCTATTCTCCAGAGAGCTGGCCAGAAGGTTGAAAG GTACGGGGGTGACGTCCTACAGCCTGCATCCCGGGGTGATCAGGACAGAGCTGACTCGCCACGTGGAGACCTGGTTCCCCATGCTGAGGGCCATCCTGTCAGCCCCCTCCGTGCTCCTCATGAAGACCCCCACCCAGGGTGCCCAGACCTCCATCTACTGTGCTGTCACCCCAGGGCTGGAGCACAAGTCTGGCAGCTACTTCAG tgactGTGCCATGACGGAGACCGCCCCAGAGGGGAGGGATGATGCGGTGGCCAAGAGGCTTTGGAAGGAGAGTGCCCGTCTGGTGGGTTACATAGAAAAAGACTGA